The Planococcus halocryophilus nucleotide sequence CTTTCATGAGTGATACCATAACTTCTTCCGCGATTTCTCCGGTAGCCGGATCTTCAAGATGCCCATAATGGATAGTATGCGTTGCTTGAGAAGCTAACGCTTTATTGCTTGGAGCTCGGAACAGCTTGTCCGCAATTGCAACAGCTTCAGGACCGCTCAAGCGGACAATTGCGATTGCTCCCTCTCCACTCGGTGTCGATATGGCAGCGATTGTGTCGAATTCCATGATGTTCCCCCCTCTTAAGAAAAGCAGCAACTTATGCTCTGTGGATAACAATCAGAGCAGTAGCGCAGCTTGATTACAAAAATATATAGTCTTCTCTTTATTTTTTGCTTAAAAAAAGTTGTCCACATGTGGACAACCAGTAAATGCACATGGCTTTCTAACATACTACAATAGCATAAAGCACTCGAAATCGAAAGACACAGTACTTCATATTGCTAAATTTCGTTAATTTAGCATAAAAAAAACCGCCTAGATGGCGGTTTTTTTTATTTATGAGGTTCGATGACAAGATATCGATTAGGATCTTTGCCTTCAGAATACGTATCAATGTCTAAACGTCTTGACAAGGTTTGATGGATAACTTTTCGTTCGTAAGATGGCATTGGTTCAAATTGAACACGACCACCTGTCCGAATTGCTTTATCCGCCATACGATCTGCTAATTGTTCCAGCGTTTCTTGACGTCGTTCACGATAATTTTCCGCATCCAATTGAATCATCATAAATTGATTTGAATATTTATTGGCAACAAGTTGAGCAAGTTGTTGAAGAGAATTCAAGGTTTGTCCTCTTTTGCCGATCAACATGGCTACTTTTTCGCTTTCCAGATAAAAATTAACTTTTTTATTGCCTCGCTTTTCATGAGTGATTGATAAATCATCAATTTTCATGTCTTTCGCGATGGATAAGATGTAATTCTTCGTTTCTTGAATTGCTTTTTCATTTGAAAGAGCAGGAACTTCTTCCTTTTTCTCTTCTTCAAGCGTTGTTACAGGTGATTCAAGAATGTCAGCAGCTGGTTCTGGCGAAGTTTTTTGTTCAGAAAATGTTGTTTTTTCAATGACAGTAACTTCAATCTCTGCTTTTTTGGCACCAAAACCGAAAAACCCTTTTTTCTCTTCTTGAATGACAGTAATCTTCACTTCTTCACGTGTAACTTGGAGTTTTTCTAATGCTTCAGATATCGCTTTTTCAACAGTTAAACCCGTTTGCGTAATCTGTTTCACTTTTTAGCCCCTCCTGCTTTCGTTTTAACAGGCTCTTGTACCTCTTTTTTCTCCCACGGACGATAAATTACCAAATTTTGGATAAGCGAAATGATATTTCCGATAACCCAATACAATGTTAGGGCCGAAGGTAATACAATACCAAATCCAATGATCATCACTGGCATGAAATACATCATGATTCTCATTTGAGGATTGTCCATCGCTGGTCCTGTACGCAAAACGACGAATTGCATCAATCCGGCAATAACCGCTAAAATAATACTCGGTTCTGCGAGTGGGAAAATAAGAAATGCTCCTAAATCGATTTCAGGCGTATTATTCATCCGGCTAATTGCGTGATAAAAACCAATTAGCACAGGCATTTGGATGACTACAGGCAAACAACCTGCCATTGGATTAACGCCTTTTTCTTGGAATAATGCCATCATTTCTTTTTGGTATTTCTGTTGTG carries:
- the jag gene encoding RNA-binding cell elongation regulator Jag/EloR, translated to MKQITQTGLTVEKAISEALEKLQVTREEVKITVIQEEKKGFFGFGAKKAEIEVTVIEKTTFSEQKTSPEPAADILESPVTTLEEEKKEEVPALSNEKAIQETKNYILSIAKDMKIDDLSITHEKRGNKKVNFYLESEKVAMLIGKRGQTLNSLQQLAQLVANKYSNQFMMIQLDAENYRERRQETLEQLADRMADKAIRTGGRVQFEPMPSYERKVIHQTLSRRLDIDTYSEGKDPNRYLVIEPHK
- the yidC gene encoding membrane protein insertase YidC — translated: MNKKLVLLFSLIAVTLLLSGCTEFDQPISDQSEGFWNEFIVWPLVSTITYFKGLLGTYGFGIIAVTIIIRLVMLPLMIKQTKSSKRMQEVQPELVKLKEKYKSKDAVTQQKYQKEMMALFQEKGVNPMAGCLPVVIQMPVLIGFYHAISRMNNTPEIDLGAFLIFPLAEPSIILAVIAGLMQFVVLRTGPAMDNPQMRIMMYFMPVMIIGFGIVLPSALTLYWVIGNIISLIQNLVIYRPWEKKEVQEPVKTKAGGAKK